The following are encoded together in the Tribolium castaneum strain GA2 chromosome 3, icTriCast1.1, whole genome shotgun sequence genome:
- the CycB gene encoding G2/mitotic-specific cyclin-B: MAHRGIVTSVENRENAMVARPIKNHLPAGPSRRPVLADSLNRLANEKPLLINRAETAKPLIKLDVKTKTEAIPQAFKSKPTKPTSLQVTEDNSSKSTKTEALPHEVKSYSSKQLDSVIEEDVSNDNDPQMVSEYITDIYKYLKDCEHKYPIRENFLAGHKSTPRMRTILVNWLVQVQQNFGLCLETLHLCVSIIDRYLQANLTVDRNNLQLVGTASLFIACKYEEMYFPELSDFEFICDNSFTKNQILRMEMSILSSLKFELGKPLSIHFLRRYSKVAQVRIEHHNLSKYLLELALLDYNMCYITPSALAAAASCLAMGILTNVSCPSKVWTDRLCRCSGYKYNDIKQVVRKFANLLLLADTSKHKAVYQKYTGSKFNKISTHPKLKGALVKRLAKD; this comes from the coding sequence ATGGCCCACCGTGGTATCGTAACGTCGGTCGAAAACCGTGAAAACGCAATGGTCGCCAGACCCATTAAAAACCATTTACCCGCAGGACCGAGCCGACGCCCTGTATTAGCAGACAGTCTCAACCGCTTGGCTAACGAGAAACCTCTTTTAATAAACAGGGCTGAAACAGCGAAACCTCTTATCAAACTTGATGTTAAAACTAAGACTGAAGCCATCCCACAAGCATTCAAATCCAAACCTACAAAGCCTACAAGCCTACAAGTGACCGAAGACAACTCATCTAAGAGCACAAAGACTGAAGCATTACCGCACGAAGTCAAATCCTACTCTTCCAAGCAACTTGATAGTGTGATCGAAGAGGATGTATCCAACGACAATGACCCCCAGATGGTGTCCGAGTACATCACAGATATTTACAAGTACTTGAAAGACTGCGAACACAAATATCCCATAAGAGAGAATTTCCTCGCCGGTCATAAATCAACTCCTCGAATGCGCACAATTCTAGTGAATTGGTTGGTTCAGGTCCAGCAAAACTTCGGTCTGTGTTTAGAAACCCTCCACTTGTGTGTGTCGATAATAGACAGATACCTCCAAGCGAATTTGACGGTGGACCGCAACAACTTGCAATTGGTGGGCACCGCCTCACTTTTCATCGCGTGCAAATACGAGGAGATGTATTTCCCCGAACTTTCAGACTTTGAATTTATCTGTGATAATTCGTTCACAAAGAATCAGATTCTGCGGATGGAAATGAGCATTCTATCGTCGCTGAAATTCGAGTTGGGCAAACCTTTGTCAATTCACTTCTTGCGGCGGTACAGCAAAGTGGCGCAAGTTCGCATTGAACACCACAACCTCTCCAAGTACTTGCTTGAATTAGCGCTGCTCGATTATAACATGTGTTACATTACACCGTCGGCCCTAGCGGCCGCTGCTTCTTGCTTAGCGATGGGAATTTTAACCAACGTTTCTTGTCCTTCCAAGGTCTGGACGGACAGACTTTGCCGGTGCTCTGGTTATAAGTACAATGATATTAAACAAGTTGTGCGGAAATTCGCAAATTTGCTTCTGTTGGCTGATACTTCCAAACATAAAGCTGTTTATCAGAAATACACGGGctcaaaattcaataaaatcagTACCCATCCGAAGCTGAAAGGTGCTCTCGTTAAGAGGTTGGCGAAagattga
- the LOC655244 gene encoding ATPase family AAA domain-containing protein 2, translating into MSSMKQQRSSEKLSRKSKQTTDFSKVGGLANHIKILRDTIIVPLLHNNVYSHFNIKTPRGILFYGPPGTGKTLVAGALATELNKEGFGKVSFYQRKGADVLDKWVGESEKKLRTLFENASKNRPSIIFFDELDGLAPIRSVKNDHVHCSIVTTLLALMDGLDSVPGVIVIGATNRIESVDPALRRPGRFDRELYFPLPSTEARKEILQVHMQTWRHRPSNQFISELAEMTTGFCGSDLQALCAEALLCAMKRQHPNIQKCLLGARVKIEAGEIRIDDSDFINARKNLIPSSHKMGIRMRKLSPVITPLLQKQLDMILSRVNMLWPHFSMQFYKYLIGSERYVGRVVLVGSNLQGLNAHLVPAILQNYEHLPATFLDAATLQHRSLVANFCKNLPSILVIPRVDDLWSFLDANEQTYIASLLEEVHAGLPILIIATYEEELPLMLQNFFYNNTTVVINIENPSDHEVEEFFIPLFFGDSPHSLSTILSGCKQSCKRKSNETLETLNKGKGPRYVTSSKVYKLKPSGKITKSRSNIALKKTLRLSPDKDLIRCPSKHFDELRAVNTESLCTLCGTTEKKKRLSLILTDLLQRSIRYFSRRRSPHEHTSSHRSISLLQNYGDSSDIDKQKIYSLWRRTVMKTAKDMPLAHLEVLYDTISACISIHKDDFQNLVKVQFFQN; encoded by the exons ATGTCTAGTATGAAGCAACAGAGGTCATCCGAAAAATTGAGTAGGAAATCAAAACAAACAAccgatttttcaaaagttggtGGTTTGGCAAATCACATCAAAATTTTACGTGATACGATAATAGTGCCCCTATTGCACAACAACGTTTATTCGCACTTTAACATCAAAACACCCCGCGGTATTCTCTTCTACGGACCTCCAG GCACAGGCAAGACTTTGGTCGCTGGCGCTCTTGCAACCGAACTCAACAAAGAGGGATTTGGCAAAGTGAGTTTCTACCAAAGGAAAGGGGCCGATGTTTTGGACAAATGGGTCGGCGAGTCGGAAAAGAAACTCCGAACTCTATTTGAAAAC GCTTCGAAAAACCGACCTTCGATTATATTTTTCGACGAGCTGGACGGACTTGCTCCAATTCGTTCGGTCAAAAACGACCATGTCCACTGCAGCATTGTCACAACCCTTTTGGCCCTTATGGACGGGCTTGACAGCGTCCCTGGGGTCATAGTCATAGGTGCAACAAACCGAATCGAGAGCGTGGATCCAGCGTTGCGACGTCCTGGCCGTTTTGACCGGGAATTGTACTTCCCTTTGCCCTCCACCGAGGCCCGGAAGGAAATCTTGCAAGTGCACATGCAGACGTGGAGACACCGGCCCTCCAATCAATTTATTTCAGAATTGGCCGAAATGACCACCGGCTTCTGCGGCTCTGATTTGCAAGCACTTTGCGCTGAGGCTCTACTATGTGCCATGAAGAGACAACACCCAAACATCCAAAAGTGCCTCCTGGGGGCCCGTGTCAAAATCGAAGCCGGAGAAATTAGG ATAGACGATAGTGATTTTATCAACGCTCGCAAAAACTTGATTCCTTCGTCGCATAAAATGGGGATCAGGATGCGCAAGTTGAGTCCTGTCATCACCCCGTTGTTGCAAAAACAGTTAGATATGATCTTGTCAAGGGTTAACATGTTGTGGCCCCATTTTTCGATGCAGTTTTACAA GTATTTGATTGGGAGTGAGCGTTATGTTGGAAGAGTTGTGTTGGTTGGGTCAAATTTGCAAGGGTTAAATGCGCATCTAGTTCCGgctattttacaaaattacgaACACTTACCGGCGACTTTTTTGGACGCTGCGACCCTACAACAC cgAAGCcttgtagcaaatttttgtaaaaatttgccCTCGATTTTGGTAATCCCCCGAGTGGACGACTTGTGGTCATTTCTGGACGCAAACGAGCAGACTTACATTGCTTCACTTCTCGAAGAGGTGCACGCAGGtttgccaattttaataatagcaACGTATGAAGAAGAGTTGCCTTTGATG TTACAGaatttcttttataataacaCCACTGTGGTTATCAACATTGAGAACCCCTCAGACCACGAAGTAGAGGAATTTTTCATTCCCCTGTTCTTTGGGGACTCGCCACACAGCTTAAGCACAATCTTATCAGGTTGCAAGCAAAgctgtaaaagaaaaagtaacGAAACTTTGGAAACATTAAATAAGGGGAAAGGCCCGCGATACGTCACTTCTTCAAAAGTGTACAAATTAAAACCATCAGGGAAAATTACAAAGTCTCGTTCAAACAtcgcattaaaaaaaactttgagaCTCAGCCCCGATAAAG ATCTCATTCGTTGTCCCTCCAAACATTTCGACGAACTCCGGGCAGTTAACACCGAAAGTTTGTGCACTTTATGCGGAACTACGGAAAAAAAGAAGCGTCTTTCTCTGATTCTGACCGATTTGTTGCAACGAAGTATTCGATACTTTTCCAGACGCAGGTCACCACATGAGCACACCAGCAGTCACAGAAGCATCAGTCTTTTGCAAAATTACGGCGATTCTTCCG ATATTGATAAGCAGAAAATTTACAGTTTGTGGCGACGCACTGTCATGAAAACAGCCAAAGACATGCCTTTGGCTCATTTGGAAGTCTTGTACGACACCATTTCGGCCTGCATTAGCATTCACAAAGacgattttcaaaatttagttaaggtgcaattttttcaaaactag
- the LOC103313174 gene encoding uncharacterized protein LOC103313174, with protein sequence MNIDGEENESVPVLVFDNFTSSYNGTISQEQAQEWIVAAYFALQACGGVLNVLHILALIRSRRNGILSLILQISFADLAAQYVGATEILTLRHQSWYLSPEFCPFFKGTEVLVNTLTIYLIICFNFHVISLWNLHETHGKKSNKNPLTSCDKDDSNECLVTKQENANRLVTIDYSKRKDDVSIVFPVIFVWIVSLSLSVPNFTLASTLKLKQNYTLCAVIDSYYGQVLQHSLVIFKIALPVLLLFLSLVILTIKLTQTSTSDIENVLTKQMCEIRKLLIFGIILTIGYFLTTFQRQFLHFIHVLSHTFGKNTVNSFKMPPLYNNYLSETNITYLAMLHYFGCSLRSVLCLVLLPKFPYLIRSKVFTCCKIKE encoded by the exons ATGAATATCGATGGAGAAGAAAATGAAAGTGTGccagttttagtttttgataattttacaAGTAGTTACAACGGAACGATCTCTCAAGAGCAAGCCCAGGAATGGATAGTCGCCGCTTATTTTGCTCTGCAAGCCTGCGGCGGTGTTCTAAACGTGCTTCATATTTTAGCATTAATAAGAAGCAGGAGAAACG GCATTTTATCCCTAATCCTGCAAATTTCATTCGCCGACTTGGCCGCTCAGTACGTGGGAGCGACCGAAATCCTGACTCTGCGCCACCAAAGCTGGTATTTGTCCCCGGAATTTTGCCCCTTTTTCAAAGGGACCGAGGTCCTGGTGAACACTCTAACAATCTACTTGAtaatctgctttaattttcacGTCATTTCCCTCTGGAATTTGCACGAAACGCACGGGAAAAAAAGCAACAAGAACCCGCTCACGTCATGCGACAAAGACGACTCCAATGAGTGTCTCGTCACCAAGCAGGAAAACGCAAATCGGCTGGTGACCATTGATTACAGCAAACGCAAAGACGACGTCTCGATCGTCTTCCCGGTCATTTTCGTGTGGATTGTGAGCCTGTCGCTCAGTGTTCCGAATTTTACCCTGGCGTCGACGCTCAAACTCAAGCAAAATTACACGCTGTGTGCGGTCATAGACTCTTATTATGGACAAGTTTTGCAACACTCGcttgtgatttttaaaattgcccTGCCGGTGTTGTTACTCTTTTTGTCCCTCGTTATCCTAACAATCAAACTGACGCAAACTTCGACCAGCGACATCGAAAATGTGCTAACGAAGCAAATGTGCGAAATTCGGAAACTCTTGATTTTTGGAATAATTCTCACGATTGGCTATTTCCTGACTACGTTTCAAAGACAGTTTTTGCACTTCATCCACGTGCTTTCGCACACTTTTGGGAAAAACACAGTCAATAGTTTCAAAATGCCGCCACTgtataacaattatttaagtGAAACAAACATCACCTACCTTGCGATGCTACACTACTTTGGCTGCTCGCTCCGAAGTGTTTTATGCCTCGTGTTGTTACCGAAATTTCCGTATTTAATCAGGAGTAAGGTTTTTACttgttgtaaaataaaagagtga
- the IntS14 gene encoding integrator complex subunit 14 — MPTVLLLDVSLSMTRPVQITENLEKTRKHLAVLGINAFLDHLSVHSRLEFISLMAFSSLYEEKCPFTRDYSLIKNELLNIDDYDKTCIETALHGVNQLVLGEWGNNTACQIILITDGSTGLGAMSLKESFASLNQRTAANPFPVPFSFPAKLHIVCIAPPNDPNLAKSKSLYQRLVDLTGYDGSISIPDGPLNETTVVNMFQKLAEDMYTSFKGTLKCGNLESKIILSPAPVPYTKVTDFDYQTYNLSDLIEVCGFISVSDVGSPMAVSRHLVLPASANKDHLPLSTEIDLTDDDATDEGKVPSFCVLLHGALKVENMAALVTLADNWFGFVYSWADSKKKSNLMLTILTPGSDVVPWLGDLNNLGPIDSPQEHMGAFPVRPQEKRSYSQNGVVWIRQAGLQSDIQKILRHARKLPEKTQQFYKELNRLRKAAISLGFLDLLNGLAYIFEQECMQLPGSAHPDCALQLQHAADVLRKTQNRDIKYVVVPLQTNYNSS, encoded by the exons ATGCCGACAGTGTTACTCCTAGACGTGTCTTTGTCCATGACACGGCCGGTCCAGATCACCgagaatttggaaaaaacgcgCAAGCATTTGGCCGTTTTGGGCATAAATGCCTTCCTGGACCATTTGAGTGTCCACTCCAGGCTCGAGTTCATCTCCTTG ATGGCATTTTCTTCACTTTATGAGGAAAAATGTCCCTTTACCAGAGATTACAGCCTCATTAAAAACGAGCTTCTCAATATCGACGACTACGACAAAACATGCATCGAAACGGCTCTCCATGGCGTTAATCAGTTGGTTTTAGGCGAATGGGGAAATAATACAGCTTGTCAG ATAATACTAATTACTGATGGAAGTACCGGTTTAGGCGCCATGTCTCTGAAAGAGTCCTTCGCTAGTTTGAACCAACGAACGGCTGCAAACCCCTTTCCTGTACCATTTTCATTCCCCGCCAAACTCCACATTGTCTGCATCGCGCCTCCGAATGACCCAAATTTGGCCAAAT CAAAGTCGCTATATCAGCGATTGGTCGATTTGACCGGCTATGACGGATCAATTTCAATCCCCGATGGTCCCTTAAACGAGACCACGGTGGTCAAcatgtttcaaaaattagcCGAAGACATGTACACCTCATTCAAAGGCACCCTAAAGTGTGGTAACCTCGAGTCTAAAATAATCCTCTCACCGGCCCCTGTC CCCTACACTAAAGTCACCGACTTCGACTACCAAACCTACAATTTATCAGACCTTATCGAGGTTTGCGGCTTCATTTCTGTAAGCGATGTCGGGTCCCCAATGGCCGTAAGCCGCCACTTGGTCCTCCCAGCTAGTGCCAACAAAGACCATTTGCCATTATCCACCGAAATCGACCTAACAGACGACGATGCAACCGACGAGGGCAAAGTCCCCTCGTTCTGTGTCCTCTTGCACGGAGCCCTGAAGGTCGAAAACATGGCCGCGTTGGTGACTCTGGCCGACAATTGGTTCGGTTTCGTGTACTCTTGGGCCGACTCGAAGAAAAAATCTAATCTAATGTTGACCATTCTGACGCCGGGATCGGATGTTGTCCCCTGGCTGGGCGATTTGAATAATCTGGGGCCCATCGACTCGCCCCAGGAACACATGGGGGCGTTCCCGGTACGTCCGCAGGAAAAAAGGAGCTACTCGCAGAATGGGGTGGTTTGGATCAGGCAAGCCGGGCTCCAGAGCGACATACAGAAGATTCTGAGGCATGCCCGGAAACTGCCCGAAAAAACCCAACAGTTTTATaag gaGTTGAATCGACTTCGGAAGGCCGCAATTTCGCTCGGCTTCTTGGACCTTTTGAACGGTCTGGCGTACATCTTCGAACAGGAGTGCATGCAACTTCCAGGAAGCGCGCATCCTGACTGTGCGCTCCAGCTCCAACACGCGGCCGATGTTTTGCGAAAGACGCAAAATCGCGATATTAAATATGTCGTTGTTCCTTTACAAACGAATTACAAcagttcttaa
- the LOC103313180 gene encoding dnaJ homolog subfamily C member 2: MCEVKLAKNGCTTVAVRYRFVFETVGNEKHLKFAPHQVRKLKVEVPKEEVSEELKPETVVYEDDVEYLRSLDPKEWKSQDHYKVLGIPTLRYRASEEIIKTAYRKKVLKHHPDKRKALGEEVKADDDYFTCITMAYETLGNPVKRRSYDSVDPEFDNNVPSGADLKKDFYETFSYFFDLNSRWSEKTNVPKLGGPDSSREEVERFYSFWYDFKSWREYSYEDEEDKEKCQDRDERRYVDKLNKAERLRKKKEEMSRIRSLVDIAYNNDPRIAKIKQEEKDRKLAAKRAKQTAAQAKKEEEERILREAQLLKEQAEAAERARIEAKRQEREAQKRALKKERKALRDLCKANNYYAENGDENLANMTGVETICEMFTLSELEDLNKSLNSSGKPAFIKALKEMNDRYEKEKQEVIEAARQKNADNNKDVIMKAVPEWNQENIQLLVKAVNLFPAGTNQRWDVVANFINQHGSFNSSARFNAKMVLAKAKDLQNTDFSKNNLKEVANKQAFDNFKKDKRNVLNVDESGISKKLDEVTLNGDSKKVANGDVKGKQETAWTTTEQQLLEQALKTYPASTAERWDRIAECIPNRSKKECMKRYKELVETVKAKKAAQAAVASK; this comes from the coding sequence ATGTGTGAAGTCAAATTGGCGAAAAACGGCTGCACCACGGTAGCGGTTCGTTACCGCTTCGTGTTCGAAACCGTTGGGAAcgaaaaacacttaaaattcGCCCCCCATCAAGTTAGAAAGCTCAAAGTTGAGGTTCCCAAGGAGGAGGTCTCCGAAGAGCTGAAACCCGAAACTGTTGTCTATGAAGACGACGTGGAATACTTGCGAAGCCTAGACCCGAAGGAATGGAAGAGCCAAGACCACTACAAAGTGCTCGGGATCCCCACACTGAGGTACAGGGCCTCCGAGGAGATTATCAAGACAGCTTATCGCAAAAAAGTGCTAAAACACCACCCAGACAAGCGGAAAGCTCTGGGCGAAGAAGTGAAAGCCGACGATGACTATTTCACGTGCATCACAATGGCGTACGAAACTCTAGGAAATCCAGTTAAAAGACGGTCTTATGACTCGGTCGATCCCGAGTTTGATAACAATGTTCCCAGTGGGGCCGACTTGAAGAAGGATTTCTACGAGACTTTTAGTTACTTTTTCGATTTAAATTCACGTTGGTCGGAAAAAACGAACGTTCCTAAGCTGGGCGGGCCTGACTCGAGTAGGGAAGAAGTGGAGAGGTTTTACTCATTTTGGTACGATTTCAAATCGTGGCGCGAATACTCTTATGAAGATGAGGAAGATAAGGAGAAATGCCAAGATCGTGACGAGCGAAGATACGTCGATAAATTGAACAAAGCCGAGCGTCTTaggaagaaaaaagaagagatGTCACGAATTCGCTCTTTAGTTGATATAGCCTATAATAACGACCCTAGAATTGCGAAAATTAAGCAAGAAGAGAAAGACCGGAAATTGGCGGCGAAACGAGCGAAACAAACCGCCGCGCAAGCGAAGAAAGAGGAGGAAGAACGGATTTTAAGGGAAGCCCAGTTGTTGAAAGAACAGGCGGAAGCAGCAGAACGTGCACGGATTGAGGCCAAACGACAGGAAAGGGAGGCACAAAAACGGGCGTTGAAGAAAGAACGCAAAGCACTGAGAGACTTGTGCAAGGCTAACAATTATTACGCGGAGAATGGCGACGAAAATTTGGCTAACATGACCGGAGTTGAGACAATCTGTGAAATGTTTACGCTGTCGGAACTCGAAGATTTGAACAAGAGTTTGAATAGTAGCGGAAAGCCGGCATTTATCAAAGCTTTAAAAGAAATGAACGACCGGTATGAGAAAGAAAAACAGGAAGTGATCGAAGCCGCTCGGCAGAAGAACGCCGATAACAACAAAGACGTTATCATGAAGGCCGTTCCCGAGTGGAACCAGGAAAACATCCAGCTGTTGGTGAAAGCGGTCAACCTTTTCCCTGCTGGGACCAATCAGAGGTGGGACGTCGTGGCGAATTTTATCAATCAGCACGGTAGTTTCAATTCGAGTGCGCGGTTTAATGCGAAGATGGTCTTGGCGAAAGCCAAGGACTTGCAAAACACCGATTTTTCGAAGAATAATTTGAAAGAAGTTGCGAATAAGCAAGCGTTTGATAATTTCAAGAAGGACAAGCGGAATGTGCTGAACGTGGATGAGTCCGGGATTTCGAAAAAGTTGGATGAGGTTACGTTGAATGGAGATAGTAAGAAGGTTGCGAACGGTGATGTGAAGGGGAAGCAGGAAACGGCGTGGACGACCACAGAGCAACAACTTCTAGAACAAGCGTTGAAAACTTATCCTGCGTCAACTGCGGAACGGTGGGATCGAATTGCTGAGTGTATTCCGAATAGGAGTAAGAAGGAGTGTATGAAGAGATATAAGGAGCTAGTGGAGACTGTTAAGGCGAAGAAAGCGGCACAAGCGGCTGTTGCGAGCAAATAA
- the Dph5 gene encoding diphthine methyl ester synthase, which translates to MFFIVGLGLGDCKDITVKGLEIVKKCERVYLEAYTSVLTCGAEALEEFYGRKLIIADRDLVEQGADDILEGADKSDIALLVVGDPFGATTHTDLVLRAKQKDIGVEVVHNASILNAVGCCGLQLYSFGETVSIPYWTKTWQPDSFFDKVELNYRNKLHTLCLLDIKVKEPTLESLTKKKKEFMPPRFMSVAEAAQQLAQILEKRKSEDNILVSGASLCVGLARVGSKTQKIIACSLQQMCSIDIGGPLHSLIITSPELHPLEVEYLEQFRINK; encoded by the exons ATGTTCTTTATCGTAGGTTTAGGCCTCGGTGACTGTAAGGACATTACAGTGAAGGGCCTGGAAATAGTCAAGAAGTGCGAGCGCGTTTATTTGGAAGCTTACACTTCTGTCTTAACATGTGGGGCAGAGGCTTTG GAGGAGTTCTATGGGCGCAAGTTGATCATAGCTGACCGGGACCTAGTGGAACAGGGGGCTGATGACATTCTCGAAGGGGCCGATAAGTCGGATATTGCTCTCCTGGTGGTTGGGGACCCGTTTGGGGCCACGACCCACACCGATTTGGTGTTGAGGGCCAAACAGAAGGATATTGGGGTGGAAGTGGTACATAATGcctcaattttaaatgctgtggGGTGTTGTGGTTTACAATTGTACAGTTTTGGGGAGACTGTCTCCATTCCGTACTGGACGAAAACGTGGCAGCCTGACAGTTTTTTTGATAAGGTAGAGCTAAATTACAGGAATAAATTACATACTTTGTGTCTACTGGACATAAAAGTTAAAGAACCAACTTTGGAAAGTTTGACCAAAAAGAAGAAGGAATTTATGCCTCCACGTTTTATGTCCGTGGCGGAAGCGGCTCAACAGTTGGCgcaaatattggaaaaaaggAAATCTGAGGATAATATTTTGG tttctggAGCAAGTTTGTGTGTAGGTTTAGCCCGAGTTGGTTCAAAGactcaaaaaattatcgcttgTAGTCTTCAACAAATGTGCTCAATTGATATAGGTGGTCCTCTACATTCTCTAATTATTACAAGTCCTGAATTACACCCTCTTGAAGTTGAATATTTGGAACAAttcagaataaataaataa